A window of the Labrus mixtus chromosome 8, fLabMix1.1, whole genome shotgun sequence genome harbors these coding sequences:
- the LOC132979401 gene encoding serine/threonine-protein kinase MAK-like isoform X2, whose amino-acid sequence MFTENEIRNILFQVLSGLAFVHKHGYFHRDMKPENLLCMGPELVKIADFGLAREIRSQPPYTAYVSTRWYRAPEILLKSNSYSSPIDIWAVGCIMAELYTLRPLFPGNSEVEEIFKICQVLGTLKKSDWLEGYNLADSLNFRFPKCIPTSLRSLIPTAGDEAIMLMRDMLQWDPERRPSAAQALRYPYFHVGQTLCAPLKYSEQHTAQKKIFEAAPETKPLSFCKSDLESIEASRTHAEMQMCSQSLQPIPLCQDNIEPTPAMCSTMLTVGQQEPLSLVTNRQPMNWQSPTRATRTEAENSSTGVRAGRRRWGETSFKSVTGLYGSEDTDAGLSLSKKNTIDSQEERELDGPCSGLKRRDSSTLSAKQHYLNQSRYLPGVHPTKNSLTESQVVTRKLLWDSWSLTRRQCLEFPLSKDSCMSIANKPARTYVLPLQRTETETVKQRITGSSAIDLSSAADLRVQSKIKQLKSKPTSDKQFPSYEEYQGWRIRTPQILGSSATGKKTFSRSTNVQPVHGRVDWSAKYGGHQ is encoded by the exons ATGTTTACTGAAAATGAAATACGGAACATTCTGTTCCAAGTGTTGTCTGGTTTAGCATTTGTGCACAAGCACG GGTATTTTCATCGGGATATGAAACCTGAGAATTTGCTCTGCATGGGACCAGAGCTGGTAAAGATTGCAGATTTTGGACTGGCCAGAGAGATTCGCTCGCAGCCCCCTTACACTGCATATGTGTCCACGAGATG GTATAGAGCCCCAGAGATTCTGCTGAAGTCTAACTCCTACAGCTCACCCATCGACATCTGGGCCGTGGGATGCATCATGGCGGAGCTCTACACACTCAGACCCCTGTTCCCTGGCAACAGTGAGGTGGAGGAAATCTTCAAGATCTGCCAGGTGCTGGGAACACTGAAGAAG TCGGACTGGCTTGAGGGCTACAACTTGGCTGACTCGCTGAACTTCCGCTTTCCAAAGTGTATTCCCACCAGCCTCAGATCCCTGATCCCTACCGCCGGCGACGAAGCGATCATGCTGATGAGAGACATGCTGCAGTGGGACCCTGAGAGAAGGCCAAGTGCTGCACAG GCTTTACGGTATCCATACTTCCATGTGGGCCAGACGCTCTGTGCTCCTCTGAAGTACTCTGAGCAGCACACGGCTCAGAAGAAGATCTTTGAGGCGGCTCCAGAGACAAAGCCTCTGTCCTTCTGTAAGTCAGACCTAGAGTCCATTGAGGCAAGTAGGACTCATGCAGAGATGCAGATGTGCAGTCAGTCTCTTCAGCCGATCCCTCTGTGTCAGGACAACATTGAGCCAACACCAGCAATGTGTTCCACCATGTTGACAGTGGGGCAGCAGGAACCTCTCAGCCTGGTGACAAACAGGCAACCAATGAACTGGCAATCT CCTACAAGAGCGACCCGCACAGAAGCAGAGAACAGCTCGACTGGAGTGAGGGCAGGACGCAGAAGATGGGGTGAGACGTCTTTCAAGTCCGTCACCGGTCTATACGGCAGTGAGGATACAGACGCCGGGCTTTCcctctccaaaaaaaacaccatcgACTCTCAGGAGGAAAGAGAACTGGATGGGCCTTG caGTGGGCTGAAAAGAAGAGACTCCTCCACCTTGTCGGCCAAGCAGCACTACCTAAACCAGTCCAGATATCTGCCTG GTGTACACCCGACAAAAAACTCCTTAACAGAAAGCCAGGTGGTCACCAGAAAGTTGCTGTGGGACAGCTGGAGCTTAACCAGAAGACAGTGTCTGGAGTTCCCTCTAAGTAAAG ACTCATGTATGAGCATCGCCAACAAGCCAGCCAGGACATACGTGTTACCTCTGCAGAGGActgaaacagagacagtgaAACAGAGGATCACAGGCTCCTCTGCca TTGATCTGTCATCCGCTGCTGATCTCAGAGTCCAGTCTAAAATCAAACAACTGAAGAGCAAGCCCACCTCAGATAAACAGTTCCCCTCATATGAAG AATACCAAGGGTGGAGGATCAGAACTCCTCAGATCCTCGGATCCAGTGCAACAGGGAAGAAAACCTTTTCAAGGAGTACAAACGTCCAGCCTGTGCATGGACGAGTAGACTGGAGCGCCAAATACGGTGGTCACCAGTAG
- the si:dkey-222f8.3 gene encoding poly(U)-specific endoribonuclease-C-like: MSRSQKADGELTEVLNQLWRLDTNRFKPGSDYIINLQGRAGYVAQGSNYARDKARAPLFSYVNEEKLKSIETYAHFVNLLDNYEVSTGVSETVTSEELQENRLFIDSMMETEVMKCAHQYLVGKRQSPSNPAQFKKQLYDIWFRLYHRDRSGGEDSCGFEHVFVGETKYNHEIMGLHNWVQFYLQEKHDHVDYKGYKARDKKDSPDEDDHVLNLQFSWKGLVKPVGGSFIGVSPEFEVALFTIIFLMATEKMTSVVVKVDEYVLELVVYRHGRSIGTSFPKLLSSNNRDL; encoded by the exons ATGTCAAGAAG TCAAAAGGCAGACGGTGAGCTCACTGAGGTTCTCAACCAACTCTGGCGACTGGACACCAACCGTTTCAAACCAGGGAGTGATTACATCATTAACCTCCAG GGGAGGGCGGGTTATGTGGCTCAGGGCAGTAACTATGCCAGAGACAAAGCACGGGCTCCGCTTTTCTCATACGTCAACGAAGAAAAACTCAAGAGTATCGAGACATATGCTC ACTTTGTCAACTTGCTGGACAACTACGAGGTATCCACAGGTGTTTCAGAGACGGTAACATCAGAGGAGCTGCAAGAGAACAGACTCTTCATTGACTCTATGATGGAGACCGAGGTCATGAAG TGTGCTCATCAGTATCTGGTCGGGAAGAGGCAGTCCCCATCAAACCCTGCACAGTTCAAGAAACAGCTGTATGACATCTGGTTCCGCCTCTACCACAGGGACAGGAGCGGAGG tGAGGATTCTTGTGGGTTTGAACACGTGTTTGTGGGAGAAACCAAGTACAACCATGAGATCATGGGTCTTCACAACTGGGTCCAGTTCTACCTGCAGGAAAAACACGACCATGTTGACTACAAAGGATACAAagcaagagacaaaaaagattCG CCTGATGAAGATGACCATGTGCTGAACCTGCAGTTCAGTTGGAAAGGTTTGGTGAAGCCGGTTGGCGGCTCCTTCATTGGTGTCAGCCCAGAGTTTGAGGTAGCCCTCTTCACCATCATCTTCCTCATGGCAACTGAGAAGATGACGTCCGTGGTGGTGAAAGTGGACGAGTACGTGCTGGAACTGGTTGTCTATAGGCACGGGAGATCCATCGGCACATCATTCCCAAAGCTgctcagcagcaacaacagggATTTGTAA
- the pak1ip1 gene encoding p21-activated protein kinase-interacting protein 1-like, translating into MAAVLELIAGSYEQVTVGYRVNTDEKEWTAAADFTHHAHTASISAVAASERFVVTGSKDETIQLYDMTKRVEHGALLQHDGTVTCLEFYGTSHLLSGGEDGLVCVWSTKKWECLKSFKAHKGHINSLSVHPSGKLALTVGTDKTLRTWNLIDGRSAFIKNIKQNAHIVRWSPDGDKYVVVVNDQIDIYDLQTASVMGTIKNPKRISSIKFLNNSILVVAGDDEIVRLCDTGKEKWVCEFKAHETRVKSVDSFMMEDYCVVVTASNDGFIKMWKLYLKEELESPTLLGEVNTTARLTCLAVWKPSSVQQTTEEPAAGATSSKELAQELAKMKRVRIATEEVILEDESKPKKKKKKDSGK; encoded by the exons ATGGCAGCCGTACTGGAGCTGATAGCGGGGAGCTACGAGCAGGTCACAGTTGGTTACCGAGTGAACACAGATGAGAAA GAGTGGACAGCAGCGGCAGATTTCACACACCACGCCCACACAGCATCCATATCAGCTGTAGCAGCAAGTGAGAGGTTTGTAGTCACAGGAAGCAAAGATGAGACCATACAGCTTTACGACATGACCAAGAGAGTTGAACATGGAGCTTTGCTGCAACATGACG GCACCGTCACCTGCCTGGAGTTTTACGGGACGTCTCATTTGCTGAgcggaggagaggatggactcgTCTGTGTGTGGAGCACGAAGAAATGGGAGTGTCTGAAATCCTTCAAGGCTCACAA AGGCCACATCAACTCACTATCTGTCCATCCTTCTGGGAAACTTGCACTCACAGTTGGGACAGATAAGACACTCAG aACATGGAATCTAATTGATGGAAGATCAGCATttatcaaaaacataaaacaaa ATGCACACATTGTCAGATGGTCTCCAGATGGGGATAAATACGTGGTTGTTGTAAATGATCAAATAGACATCTATGACCTGCAGACCGCCTCGGTGATGGGAACAATCAAAAACCCAAAGAGGATCTCATCCATTAAGTTCTTAAAT AACTCCATCCTGGTCGTAGCAGGAGACGATGAAATTGTGAGATTGTGTGACACGGGAAAAGAGAAATGGGTGTGTGAGTTTAAGGCTCATGAAACCAG AGTCAAATCTGTGGACAGTTTCATGATGGAGGACTACTGCGTGGTGGTGACAGCTTCAAACGATGGATTCATCAAAATGTGGAAACTCTATCTCAAAGAG GAGCTGGAGTCTCCCACTCTCTTGGGGGAAGTGAACACAACAGCCAGACTGACGTGCCTCGCTGTGTGGAAACCTTCATCAGTGCAGCAGACCACAGAGGAACCAGCAGCTGGGGCAACATCATCCAAAG AACTCGCTCAGGAGCTGGCAAAGATGAAGAGAGTCCGTATTGCAACAGAAGAAGTCATATTAGAAGATGAGAGCAAAccgaaaaagaagaagaaaaaagatagtGGAAAATAA
- the LOC132979403 gene encoding transmembrane protein 14C-like, with protein sequence MAVDWIGFVYAALVSTGGIMGYMKAGSVTSLAAGVLFGLLAAVGAYLISQNPRNVWLSVGTSGTLAVVMGLRFLNSGKFMPAGFMTLASGLMLLRIILMLKRPHQS encoded by the exons ATGGCTGTGGATTGGATTGGCTTCGTGTATGCTGCACTGGTGTCAACAGGAGGAATCATGGGTTACATGAAAGCAG GCAGTGTCACCTCTCTGGCTGCAGGAGTCCTGTTTGGCCTGCTGGCTGCTGTAGGTGCTTATCTAATATCTCAAAATCCCAGGAATGTCTGGCTTTCAGTAG GCACCTCGGGAACTCTGGCTGTGGTGATGGGACTACGGTTTTTAAACTCTGGGAAGTTCATGCCTGCTGGTTTTATGACTTTGGCAAG tggacTGATGCTGTTAAGGATCATCTTGATGCTAAAGAGACCACATCAATCTTAA
- the LOC132979401 gene encoding serine/threonine-protein kinase MAK-like isoform X1 has product MKDRQGSLWKMNRYTALEQLGDGTYGSVLLCKCNDTGELVAIKRIKRKFYSWEECLNLREVKSLRKLNHANVVKLKEVIREHDYLYFVFEYMKENLYQLMKERNKLFPESVVRNMTFQILQGLSFIHKHGYFHRDMKPENLLCMGPELVKIADFGLAREIRSQPPYTAYVSTRWYRAPEILLKSNSYSSPIDIWAVGCIMAELYTLRPLFPGNSEVEEIFKICQVLGTLKKSDWLEGYNLADSLNFRFPKCIPTSLRSLIPTAGDEAIMLMRDMLQWDPERRPSAAQALRYPYFHVGQTLCAPLKYSEQHTAQKKIFEAAPETKPLSFCKSDLESIEASRTHAEMQMCSQSLQPIPLCQDNIEPTPAMCSTMLTVGQQEPLSLVTNRQPMNWQSPTRATRTEAENSSTGVRAGRRRWGETSFKSVTGLYGSEDTDAGLSLSKKNTIDSQEERELDGPCSGLKRRDSSTLSAKQHYLNQSRYLPGVHPTKNSLTESQVVTRKLLWDSWSLTRRQCLEFPLSKDSCMSIANKPARTYVLPLQRTETETVKQRITGSSAIDLSSAADLRVQSKIKQLKSKPTSDKQFPSYEEYQGWRIRTPQILGSSATGKKTFSRSTNVQPVHGRVDWSAKYGGHQ; this is encoded by the exons ATGAAGGACAGACAGGGCTCTCTGTGGAAGATGAACCGCTACACCGCTCTAGAGCAGCTGGGGGACGGGACGTACGGCAGCGTCCTCCTGTGCAAGTGCAATGACACTGGGGAGCTGGTGGCTATAAAGAG gataaAGAGGAAGTTTTATTCTTGGGAAGAGTGCTTGAACCTAAGAGAAGTGAAG TCGCTGAGGAAGCTAAACCATGCCAACGTTGTTAAACTGAAGGAGGTCATCAGAGAACACGACTACTTGTACTTTGTCTTCGAGTATATGAAAGAAAACCTCTATCAGCTCATGAAAGAAAG AAACAAGTTGTTCCCTGAGTCAGTCGTCAGAAACATGACATTTCAGATATTACAGGGACTGTCCTTTATTCATAAACATG GGTATTTTCATCGGGATATGAAACCTGAGAATTTGCTCTGCATGGGACCAGAGCTGGTAAAGATTGCAGATTTTGGACTGGCCAGAGAGATTCGCTCGCAGCCCCCTTACACTGCATATGTGTCCACGAGATG GTATAGAGCCCCAGAGATTCTGCTGAAGTCTAACTCCTACAGCTCACCCATCGACATCTGGGCCGTGGGATGCATCATGGCGGAGCTCTACACACTCAGACCCCTGTTCCCTGGCAACAGTGAGGTGGAGGAAATCTTCAAGATCTGCCAGGTGCTGGGAACACTGAAGAAG TCGGACTGGCTTGAGGGCTACAACTTGGCTGACTCGCTGAACTTCCGCTTTCCAAAGTGTATTCCCACCAGCCTCAGATCCCTGATCCCTACCGCCGGCGACGAAGCGATCATGCTGATGAGAGACATGCTGCAGTGGGACCCTGAGAGAAGGCCAAGTGCTGCACAG GCTTTACGGTATCCATACTTCCATGTGGGCCAGACGCTCTGTGCTCCTCTGAAGTACTCTGAGCAGCACACGGCTCAGAAGAAGATCTTTGAGGCGGCTCCAGAGACAAAGCCTCTGTCCTTCTGTAAGTCAGACCTAGAGTCCATTGAGGCAAGTAGGACTCATGCAGAGATGCAGATGTGCAGTCAGTCTCTTCAGCCGATCCCTCTGTGTCAGGACAACATTGAGCCAACACCAGCAATGTGTTCCACCATGTTGACAGTGGGGCAGCAGGAACCTCTCAGCCTGGTGACAAACAGGCAACCAATGAACTGGCAATCT CCTACAAGAGCGACCCGCACAGAAGCAGAGAACAGCTCGACTGGAGTGAGGGCAGGACGCAGAAGATGGGGTGAGACGTCTTTCAAGTCCGTCACCGGTCTATACGGCAGTGAGGATACAGACGCCGGGCTTTCcctctccaaaaaaaacaccatcgACTCTCAGGAGGAAAGAGAACTGGATGGGCCTTG caGTGGGCTGAAAAGAAGAGACTCCTCCACCTTGTCGGCCAAGCAGCACTACCTAAACCAGTCCAGATATCTGCCTG GTGTACACCCGACAAAAAACTCCTTAACAGAAAGCCAGGTGGTCACCAGAAAGTTGCTGTGGGACAGCTGGAGCTTAACCAGAAGACAGTGTCTGGAGTTCCCTCTAAGTAAAG ACTCATGTATGAGCATCGCCAACAAGCCAGCCAGGACATACGTGTTACCTCTGCAGAGGActgaaacagagacagtgaAACAGAGGATCACAGGCTCCTCTGCca TTGATCTGTCATCCGCTGCTGATCTCAGAGTCCAGTCTAAAATCAAACAACTGAAGAGCAAGCCCACCTCAGATAAACAGTTCCCCTCATATGAAG AATACCAAGGGTGGAGGATCAGAACTCCTCAGATCCTCGGATCCAGTGCAACAGGGAAGAAAACCTTTTCAAGGAGTACAAACGTCCAGCCTGTGCATGGACGAGTAGACTGGAGCGCCAAATACGGTGGTCACCAGTAG